The Brachyhypopomus gauderio isolate BG-103 unplaced genomic scaffold, BGAUD_0.2 sc96, whole genome shotgun sequence genome has a window encoding:
- the LOC143496560 gene encoding uncharacterized protein LOC143496560, whose amino-acid sequence MCFSIPVLAPYSRRQYKHHYRKRTTSNLIYPLLSTNTPIIATGGLWNCQSAVQKADFITAIAAHQSLDFLALTETWITPENSATPAALSSAFSFSHSPRQTGRGGGTGSLLSSCWRFTPCTFPQITISTFEYHAVTVRFPTTLHIIVVYRPPCTLGNFTEELDTLLSVLPNDETPLLLLGDFNLPTDKLQSSGVLPLLSSFNLNLTQSSPTHRAGNVLDLVFTRPPAVMDIAVTPLHCSDHHLVSFSLSLPPHRHTLTATGTTTIRRNLHSISPSVLASTITTALPSHDSFSCLSTDTATDTLLSSLSSSIDLLCPLSSKPTRSSPPAPWLSDTLRNNRRELRMVERRWRKSKLTADLRLYQSLLSLFSMELTAAKTSFYREKLEASTSDPRKMFKIFSSLLKPSPPPTPTSLTADDFVTFFEEKVNTIRSTFSLVPVPTVSPPTPPFSLTSFSPLSAETVLQLLTSSSPTTCPLDPIPSTLLQTISHELLPFISTIINNSLSSGIVPSSFKAARVVPILKKPNLDATNISNYRPVSLLSFLSKILERAVHNQLSSFLSQNQLQDPNQSGFKPAHSTETALIAVTEKLHAARANGLSSVLILLDLSAAFDTVNHEILLSILSGLGITGNAWTWFASYLEGRSYQVTWGGSTSTPCKLSTGVPQGSVLGPLLFSLYTRSLGFSSNLCMSERHCLLDGSSPPKA is encoded by the exons atGTGTTTTTCCATCCCTGTTCTTGCTCCCTATAGTCGCCGTCAATACAAACATCACTACAGAAAACGCACTACCAGTAACCTCATCTACCCTCTACTCTCAACAAACACCCCGATCATTGCGACCGGGGGACTCTGGAACTGCCAGTCTGCAGTCCAGAAAGCAGACTTCATCACAGCCATTGCAGCTCATCAGTCCCTTGACTTCTTGGCCCTAACAGAGACATGGATCACCCCAGAGAACTCTGCTACTCCTGCTGCCCTGTCATCTGCATTTTCCTTCTCGCACtctccaagacagactggaaggggaggtggcacTGGATCGCTTCTGTCCAGTTGCTGGCGCTTTACTCCTTGCACTTTCCCACAAATTACCATCTCAACATTTGAGTATCATGCTGTCACTGTACGCTTCCCAACCACACTTCACATCATTGTTGTTTATCGTCCACCCTGCACCCTAGGTAACTTCACTGAGGAATTAGACACACTTCTGAGCGTCCTCCCTAATGATGAAACTCCTCTTCTTCTGCTTGGTGACTTCAACCTCCCAACAGATAAACTACAATCATCTGGCGTTCTTCCTTTGCTGTCATCAttcaacctcaacctcacccaGTCTTCTCCAACACACAGAGCAGGCAATGTCCTAGACCTGGTCTTCACTAGACCACCTGCAGTGATGGACATTGCAGTAACTCCTCTCCACTGTTCAGATCATCACCTTGTATCTTTCTCCTtatctcttcctccccaccgtcACACCCTTACTGCTACAGGCACTACCACCATCCGTCGTAACCTtcattccatctctccatcagtaCTTGCCTCTACTATCACCACAGCCCTCCCGTCCCATGACtctttctcttgtctctccacagacaccgccactgacactttattgtcctccctctcttcatctatTGACCTCTTATGTCCCCTCTCTTCCAAACCCACAAGATCCTCCCCACCTGCTCCTTGGCTCTCGGACACCCTACGTAACAACCGACGAGAACTGAGGATGGTTGAGAGGCGATGGAGGAAATCGAAGCTTACTGCTGATCTTCGCTTGTATCAGTCTCTCCTGTCCCTATTCTCCATGGAACTAACTGCTGCCAAGACATCATTCTACAGAGAGAAGCTGGAGGCATCTACATCAGATCCACGcaagatgttcaaaatcttctcttctctcctcaaaccctccccccctccaactcccacttctcttactgcagatgattttgtcaccttctttgaagagaaggtCAATACGATTCGCAGCACCTTTTCCCTAGTCCCTGTTCCCACTGTgtcccctcctactcctcccttttctctaacctccttctctcctctctcagctgagacggtgcttcagctgctgacatccagcagtcccaccacatgccctctggaccccatcccatccacactcctccagacaatctcccacgaactcctccctttcatctcgaccatcatcaacaactccttatcttcaggaattgtgccatcatcattcaaggcggctagggtggtgccaatcctaaagaaacccaaccttgatgccaccaacatcagcaactacagaccggtatctctcctctcattcctttctaagatccttgaacgggctgtacacaaccagctatcctcttttctctcacagaaccagcttcaggaccccaaccaatctggcttcaagccggcacattctacggaaactgcactcattgcagtaactgagaaactccatgcggctagagcaaatggactatcatcagttctgattctgcttgacctttcggctgcctttgacacagtcaatcatGAGATCCTTCTGTCCATCCTCTCAGGCCTTGGTATCACTGGCAATGCATGGACAtggtttgcatcctacctggagggtcgttcctaccaagtaacatggggaggatcaacatccacgccatgcaaactctccaccggtgttccacaaggctcagtactgggtccacttcttttttccctttatacccgctctctgg gtttcagctcgaatctctgcatgtctgaaagacattgcctcttggatggcagctcaccacctaaagcttaa